A window of the Diceros bicornis minor isolate mBicDic1 chromosome 12, mDicBic1.mat.cur, whole genome shotgun sequence genome harbors these coding sequences:
- the GPATCH11 gene encoding G patch domain-containing protein 11, producing the protein MKLNMAEEEDYMSDSFINVQEDIRPGLPMLRQIREARRKEEKQQEANLKNRQKSLKEEEQERRDIGLKNALGSENKGFALLQKMGYKSGQALGKSGDGIVEPIPLNVKAGKSGLGHEALLKRKAEEKLESYRRKIHMKNQAEAKAAEQFRMRLKNKQDEVKLEGDLRRSQRACQQLDTQKNIQVPREVWYWLRLEEETEEEEEEEKEQDEDEYTSEDLSVLEKLQILTNYLREEHLYCIWCGTAYEDKEDLSSNCPGPTSADHD; encoded by the exons ATGAAGTTGAACATGGCAGAAGAAGAGGACTATATGTCTGACTCCTTCATTAATGTCCA AGAAGATATCAGACCAGGATTGCCAATGCTGAGGCAAATCCGAGAAGCCCGtcgaaaagaagaaaagcaacagGAAGCTAATTTGAAAAATAGGCAGAAGagtttaaaagaagaagaacaagAAAGACGTGATATTGGGTTGAAGAATGCACTAGGCAGTGAAAACAAAGGGTTTGCTTTGCTCCAAAAGATGGGATATAAAAGTGGTCAGGCCCTTGGCAAGAGTG gAGATGGTATTGTTGAACCAATTCCTCTCAATGTCAAAGCAG GGAAAAGTGGCCTCGGGCATGAGGCATTATTAAAACGGAAAGCAGAGGAGAAATTAGAAAGCTACAGAAGAAAGATTCACATGAAAAACCAAGCTGAAGCAAAAGCTGCAGAACAGTTTAG aATGCGACTTAAAAATAAGCAAGATGAAGTGAAGCTAGAAGGAGATCTTAGAAGAAGCCAGCGAGCCTGTCAACAGTTGGATACTCAGAAG AATATTCAAGTTCCCAGGGAGGTATGGTACTGGTTGAGGCTTGAAGAGGAgactgaagaagaggaagaggaagaaaaagaacaagatgaAGATGAATATACGAGTGAAGATTTAAGT GTACTGGAAAAATTACAGATATTGACAAATTATTTAAGAGAAGAACATCTGTATTGTATTTGGTGTGGAACAGCCTATGAAG ATAAAGAAGACCTGTCTTCAAATTGCCCAGGACCAACTTCTGCAGATCATGACTAA